One Solanum lycopersicum chromosome 4, SLM_r2.1 DNA window includes the following coding sequences:
- the LOC101251876 gene encoding CBS domain-containing protein CBSX6: MASVFLYHVVGDLTVGKPELVEFTETQTVEAAIKAIGESTECGIPVWKTRSQKGMIENAEMRRKRFVGILNSLDIVAFLAREECLADQEKAMKTPVSEVVLPDNSLLKELDPATRLIDALEMMKQGVKRLLVPKSVVWRGMSKRFSILYNGKWLKNIDTSNPAANANRPSTSSPVPIRDKFCCLSREDIIRFIIGCLGALAPIPLSSIYSLGIINPNYCSIEASRPAIDATQKLPSDPPAVAVIDPMADDYNKIIGEISATKLWKCDYLAAAWALANFSAGQFVMGVEDNISPSSLPDFPVNSMVTNANTANSRGSIVRPKKFSSRSIGFVSNPTNSSLSVSRSMYRGRSAPLTCKETSSLAAVMAQMLSHRATHVWVTDADNDDHLVGVVGYADILAAVTRPLPTTNPESHSCSSMLIN; the protein is encoded by the exons ATGGCATCGGTGTTTTTGTATCATGTGGTTGGGGATCTGACAGTGGGAAAACCGGAGTTAGTTGAATTTACGGAGACACAAACAGTGGAGGCGGCTATAAAGGCTATTGGGGAGTCTACGGAATGTGGGATACCAGTGTGGAAGACGAGATCTCAAAAGGGTATGATTGAGAATGCAGAGATGAGGCGAAAAAGGTTTGTGGGTATTCTTAATTCTCTTGATATTGTTGCATTTTTGGCTAGAGAGGAATGTTTGGCTGATCAGGAGAAAGCTATGAAGACTCCTGTTTCTGAGGTTGTGCTTCCTGATAATTCTTTGCTCAAGGAGCTTGATCCTGCCACCAG ATTGATAGATGCACTGGAAATGATGAAGCAAGGTGTGAAGCGACTCCTAGTTCCCAAAAGTGTTGTATGGAGAGGCATGAGCAAGAGATTTTCAATTCTTTATAATGGCAAATGGCTAAAGAACATTGATACTTCTAACCCAGCTGCCAATGCCAACCGTCCATCAACTTCTTCCCCTGTGCCCATTCGTGACAAATTCTGTTGTCTGTCCAGAGAAGATATCATCCGTTTTATTATTGGTTGCCTTGGTGCATTAGCCCCTATTCCTCTCTCCTCGATCTATTCCCTTGGAATCATTAACCCAAACTACTGCTCAATAGAAGCATCACGCCCAGCTATAGATGCCACTCAAAAACTACCATCGGATCCCCCTGCAGTTGCAGTCATTGATCCTATGGCAGATGATTACAATAAGATAATTGGCGAGATTTCAGCCACTAAACTGTGGAAGTGTGATTACTTAGCTGCAGCATGGGCCTTAGCTAATTTTTCAGCAGGACAATTTGTGATGGGTGTTGAGGATAATATTTCCCCAAGTTCCTTACCTGATTTTCCAGTCAATTCTATGGTAACAAATGCGAATACAGCCAATAGTCGTGGTAGTATAGTTAGGCCAAAAAAATTTAGCAGCAGGAGTATTGGGTTCGTCAGCAATCCAACAAACTCATCTTTAAGTGTTTCTAGGAGCATGTATCGTGGCAGAAGTGCACCATTGACATGTAAGGAGACAAGCTCACTAGCTGCCGTTATGGCTCAAATGCTGTCACATCGTGCAACTCATGTATGGGTTACTGATGCCGATAATGATGACCATTTAGTTGGAGTTGTTGGCTACGCTGATATCTTAGCTGCTGTTACCAGACCACTTCCTACCACCAATCCTGAATCCCACTCCTGCTCCAGTATGTTGATTAATTAG